Proteins encoded together in one Leishmania donovani BPK282A1 complete genome, chromosome 33 window:
- a CDS encoding ABC transporter, putative — protein MALLSSKAARKWGWRCLYAAGILGVGYVGADYATDNSLTRSLRTLLAFGTIVCTYKFTTPTTPEELSSMHSRVARIILDTCLKNEGLYIKIGQGLNSMSHVLPREYTEVLKVLLDRAPPVPMAEIRKIIRAETGKEIEELFVRFDETPVASASIAQVHQAWLPPPADGSSAEPQRVAVKVRKPCISTQSVWDLYIYSTIMTLLKLLFDLPTDWSRKTVCDALMREMDFTLEASNAKRFRHAFRDNPRLYIPRVHDAYTSKQLLVLEWIEGTKLNDVESIRAQYDEKRVLTTLFDAVGDMVFKHGFVHADPHAANVLVRPSPKTNPAPATAGTDMAAATTTTTTTSAATRHATAARDSSDYQVVLIDFGLATPERVRFRYQYALLFVSLFTHDKESLRRVVHDWGINDAEMFASIQAQKPFEAIQAGSYDEVTRDEVIAMQTKAHERAKEILRDTRRIPKELIMVGRSLDILRGVNRLYGSPVNRMNMFVQSAVECLGPLRNYDAVDAYLKRMQKIMEARGCLTTVARDCYQEYESVYDASADTVREEQEAAAAQIAAEDAQRGLHHPSQGPVSEVYAWLDAVYRALLLHSLLFLLNAVHVITYTYNSLIAAFLPAAAQKKLRIASLEDRRDRLFGQQWSVEGEEMAEAVLAAG, from the coding sequence ATGGCGCTTCTCTCCTCGAAGGCCGCCCGCAAGTGGGGATGGCGCTGCCTCTACGCCGCCGGAATACTGGGCGTCGGATACGTTGGGGCCGACTACGCCACAGACAACTCCCTgacgcgctcgctgcgcacgctgctcgCCTTTGGCACGATCGTGTGCACGTACAAGTTCACTACCCCTACGACACCCGAGGAACTGTCTTCCATGCACAGCCGCGTCGCACGCATCATCCTCGATACATGCCTAAAAAATGAGGGGCTGTACATCAAGATTGGGCAAGGCCTGAACTCCATGAGCCACGTGCTCCCGCGCGAGTACACGGAAGTGCTCAAAGTGCTGCTGGACCGGGCGCCGCCTGTTCCGATGGCAGAGATTCGAAAGATCATCCGCGCCGAAACCGGCAAGGAAATCGAGGAGCTGTTTGTTCGCTTCGACGAGACGCCGGTGGCCTCGGCATCGATTGCGCAGGTGCACCAAGCGTGGCTTCCGCCTCCGGCAGACGGCTCATCGGCGGAGCCGCAGAGAGTAGCCGTGAAGGTGCGCAAGCCGTGCATCTCCACCCAGTCCGTGTGGGACCTGTACATATATAGCACCATCATGACGCTGCTCAAGCTTCTCTTTGACCTGCCGACGGACTGGTCCAGGAAGACCGTGTGCGACGCGTTGATGCGCGAGATGGACTTCACCTTGGAGGCGTCCAACGCGAAGCGGTTCCGACACGCCTTCCGCGACAACCCGCGCTTGTACATCCCGCGTGTTCACGACGCGTACACCTCAAAGCAGCTGCTCGTTCTGGAATGGATCGAGGGGACCAAACTGAACGATGTGGAGTCTATACGAGCGCAGTACGATGAGAAGCGTGTGCTGACCACCTTGTTCGACGCCGTTGGTGACATGGTCTTTAAGCACGGCTTCGTCCACGCCGACCCGCACGCCGCCAACGTCCTTGTGCGGCCCTCGCCGAAAACCAATCCAGCGCCAGCAACAGCGGGCACCGACAtggctgctgccaccaccactaccaccaccacgtcggcggcaacgcgacacgccacggcagcgcgcgaCTCGAGCGACTACCAAGTCGTCCTCATCGACTTTGGCCTCGCCACACCGGAGCGAGTGCGCTTTCGATATCAATACGCCCTACTCTTTGTGAGCCTCTTTACCCATGACAAGGAATCGCTGAGGCGGGTGGTGCACGACTGGGGCATCAACGACGCCGAGATGTTCGCCTCTATACAGGCGCAGAAGCCCTTCGAAGCGATCCAGGCTGGCAGCTACGACGAAGTCACACGCGATGAGGTGATCGCCATGCAGACGAAGGCGCATGAGCGGGCAAAGGAGATCTTACGCGACACACGGCGCATACCGAAGGAGCTCATCATGGTGGGCCGCAGCCTCGACATCCTGCGCGGCGTTAACCGGCTTTACGGGTCACCCGTAAACCGCATGAACATGTTTGTGCAAAGTGCGGTGGAGTGTCTGGGCCCACTGCGAAACTACGACGCGGTCGACGCGTACTTGAAGCGCATGCAGAAGATTATGGAGGCGCGGGGTTGCTTGACAACTGTCGCCAGAGACTGCTACCAGGAATACGAAAGCGTGTACGACGCCTCTGCAGACACCGTGCGAGAGGAGCaggaagccgcagcagcacagatTGCCGCCGAGGACGCACAGCGTGGGCTCCACCACCCCTCGCAAGGGCCAGTATCGGAGGTGTACGCCTGGCTTGACGCCGTGTATCGCGccttgctgctgcacagTCTTTTGTTCCTGCTCAACGCGGTTCACGTGATCACCTACACTTACAACTCACTGATTGCGGCGTTCCtgccagccgcagcgcagaaGAAGCTCCGTATCGCAAGCCTGGAAGACCGGCGTGATCGTCTCTTTGGGCAACAGTGGAGTGTTGAGGGGGAAGAGATGGCGGAAgccgtcctcgccgctgGCTAA